GATCACCATCGGCTTCTTGAACAGCGCCACTTCCAGCGATGCGGTGCCCGAAGCGACCAGCACTGCGTCGCCGGCGGCAATCGCCGTGTGCGACTGGCCGTCGAGCAGGTCGATTTCCACGTCCTGCAGGCCCGCCTGCGCCACCAGTTCCAGGAAATACTGGCGCTGGCGTTCGCCCGCCATCGGCGCCACGAAGCGCAGCGAGCGGTCGCGCTGCTTGAGCAGTTTGGCCGCCTGCACAAAGGCCACGGTATTGTATTTAAGCTCGGACATGCGGCTGCCGGGCATGATGGTGACCACGTTGGCGTCCTGCGGCAAACCGAGTTTGGCGCGCGCGCCCGCTTCGTCCGGCACCATCGGGATCACTTCCGCCAGCGGATGGCCGACGTAGCTGACCGGCACGCCCGCCTGGCGATAAATCTCTTCCTCGAACGGGAACACCACCAGCATGTGCGAGACCGCGCGCACGATCTTCTTGATGCGGCCACCACGCCAGGCCCAGATCTGCGGCCCGATGTAGTGGATGGTGGGGATGCCCGCCGCCTTGAGCTGCTCTTCCAGCCCCAGGTTGAAGCCCGGGTAGTCGGCGCCGATGAAGGCAGCCGGCCGGTCGGCCAGCAACTGGTCGCGCAGCTGGTTCTGGATGCCCTTGATTTCGCGGTAGCGCGGAATCACGGCCAGCAGTCCGCGCACGGTCAGCTTGTCCATCGGCACGTGCGATTCGAACCCCTGGGCGATCATGTGCTCGCCGCCGATGCCGTGCAGCCGCGCACCGGGCAAGTGCGGCTTGAGGCCGGAAAGCAAACGGGCGGCCAACAGGTCGCCCGATGGTTCCCCGGCGACCATCGCCAGCGACAGCTTGTCAGCGGACGATGCCACGCGACGCCGTATCGAGGAATTCGCGCATGGCGCGGATATGGACCGCCGCACCGGGCGCGGCTTCTTCTTCGGCGCGCAACGCGGCCTTGGCTTCTTCCAGCGTGAGGCCCGAGCGGTACAGCAGCTTGTAGGCGGTGCGGATACCGTTGATCTCTTCGCGCGTAAAACCACGGCGCTTGAGGCCTTCGATATTGACGCCGTGCGCCTGCGCCGGGTTACCGTTCAACAGCACGAACGGCGGCACATCCTGCGTCAGGCTGGTGCTCATGCCCACGAACGCATGCGCGCCGATCTTGCAGAACTGGTGGACGTTGGCGAAACCGCTCATGATCACCCAGTCGCCGATTTCCACGTGGCCGGCGATCTGCGCGTTGTTCGAGAAGATGGTGTTGCTGCCCACCTGGCAGTCGTGCGCCAGGTGCACATAGGCCGAAATCCAGTTGTCGTTGCCGAGCGAGGTCACGCCCTTGTCCTGCACCGTGCCGGTGTTGAACGTGCAGAACTCGCGGATCGTGTTGCGGTCGCCGATGGTCAAGCGGGTCGGTTCGCCGGCCCATTTTTTATCCTGCGGCGCAGCGCCGATCGACGAGAACTGGAACAGTTTGTTATCACGGCCGATGGTGGTATGGCCTTCGATTACCACGTGCGGGCCGACCACGGTGCCAGCGCCGATTTGCACGTGCGGTCCGATGACCGTGTACGGGCCGACGTCGACGCTGCTATCGAGCTGCGCTTTCGGATCGATGACTGCGGTAGCGTGGATGGTACCCATGATTACTGCCCCGCAGGCTGGCTGGCGTCCGCAACGCTGCGGATGGTGCACATCAATTCCGCTTCCACCGCTACCTGGCCATCGACGGTGCCCACGGCCTTGTATTTCCAGATGCCGCGCGCATTGCGCAGGATTTCGACGTCCATTTTCAGCTGGTCGCCAGGACCGACCGGGCGCTTGAAGCGCGCGCCGTCGATACCGACGAAGTACACCACCGAGCTTTCGTCAGGCTTGATGCCCATGGTCTTGAACGACAGCAGCGCCGCGGTTTGCGCCATCGCTTCGATCATCAGCACGCCCGGCATCACCGGCTTGTGCGGGAAGTGGCCGTTGAAGAATTCTTCGTTGACGGTGACGTTCTTGATCGCGGTGATCGACTTGCCCTCTTCGTACGCGAGCACGCGGTCCACCAGCAGCAGCGGGTAGCGGTGCGGCAGGTAGGACTTGATTTCGCAGATGTCCATGGTCTTGGAGGTGTCGGGCTGAGTAGTGGTCATGATGTTTCGTTTTCTTTATTGGTCTTGATAATTTTTTCGAGCGCGCGGATTTTTTCGCGCATGCCGGGCAGGTTGCGCACGATGGCGGCCGACTTTTCCCACTCGGCGTTTTTCGCCAGCGGATAAAAG
This is a stretch of genomic DNA from Duganella zoogloeoides. It encodes these proteins:
- the lpxA gene encoding acyl-ACP--UDP-N-acetylglucosamine O-acyltransferase produces the protein MGTIHATAVIDPKAQLDSSVDVGPYTVIGPHVQIGAGTVVGPHVVIEGHTTIGRDNKLFQFSSIGAAPQDKKWAGEPTRLTIGDRNTIREFCTFNTGTVQDKGVTSLGNDNWISAYVHLAHDCQVGSNTIFSNNAQIAGHVEIGDWVIMSGFANVHQFCKIGAHAFVGMSTSLTQDVPPFVLLNGNPAQAHGVNIEGLKRRGFTREEINGIRTAYKLLYRSGLTLEEAKAALRAEEEAAPGAAVHIRAMREFLDTASRGIVR
- the fabZ gene encoding 3-hydroxyacyl-ACP dehydratase FabZ — encoded protein: MTTTQPDTSKTMDICEIKSYLPHRYPLLLVDRVLAYEEGKSITAIKNVTVNEEFFNGHFPHKPVMPGVLMIEAMAQTAALLSFKTMGIKPDESSVVYFVGIDGARFKRPVGPGDQLKMDVEILRNARGIWKYKAVGTVDGQVAVEAELMCTIRSVADASQPAGQ
- the lpxB gene encoding lipid-A-disaccharide synthase, with translation MASSADKLSLAMVAGEPSGDLLAARLLSGLKPHLPGARLHGIGGEHMIAQGFESHVPMDKLTVRGLLAVIPRYREIKGIQNQLRDQLLADRPAAFIGADYPGFNLGLEEQLKAAGIPTIHYIGPQIWAWRGGRIKKIVRAVSHMLVVFPFEEEIYRQAGVPVSYVGHPLAEVIPMVPDEAGARAKLGLPQDANVVTIMPGSRMSELKYNTVAFVQAAKLLKQRDRSLRFVAPMAGERQRQYFLELVAQAGLQDVEIDLLDGQSHTAIAAGDAVLVASGTASLEVALFKKPMVIAYKMMALEWQILRHFGYQPWVGLPNILAREFLVPEMLQDAANPQALADAMWQQLSDAPHRLRLAQRFTDMHHSLLRNSAVESAAAVLKVIGRG